The genomic interval gctgacagattgacttcttctgtcatacaaatacaaattaactaaattatactattctaaTGTGACAATTAACTCCCTCCTTTAATAAAATGTGTCTAACACATTTATACACATCTCACATTAGGATATTTGTTTCAGCCTATCCTGCACTGAAATCTCCTTCAATTTCCTCTGCTTCTCCCTAAGCTTCCTGAAATCACACATTTCCATACACTATTGGAAATGAATTTCTTACAGCTCTTTGCTGATGAAGGATAAGAAATTGGCTTGCATTATTTCTGTACTTCTACTCAAGTAGTCAGCCCCTACATTATCGGCTCCCTTTATCACTTGGATGCGGTAACGATATGGCTGTAATGCCAGTGCCCACCTCATTATCCTTCCATTTGCCACTTTCGACTTCCGAATGCATGTCAATGGTTGATGGTCTGTCTCTATTACAAATTCCTTGCCATAGAGATATGGCTCAAACTTGAGTACAGCCCAGACTACGGCCAAGCATTCTCTCTCCATCACTGAGTATCTCATTTGACTCTTGTTCAGCTTTTTGCTAGCATAGGCTACTGGAAATTTTTCACCTGCAAACTCCTGAAGAAGGATCGCACCAACTCCTGTATCCGAAGCGTCTGTCCGAAGTGTGAATTCTCTGTGGAGGTCGGGGAGCTGAAGTATCGGTGAGCTTGCAAGCTTACTCTTCAGTGTTTGGAACGCCTGTTCCTGGCTCTCGCCCCATCTAATCACGTTTGGTTCCCCTTTCTTTGTACAGTTAGTCAGTGGTACTGCCACGGCTGCGAAGTTTGGTACAAACTTCCTGTAGTAACCTACCAACCCTAAGAATGATCTCACTTGAGTCTTTGTAGTTGGTCTCTCTGCTTGCTGAATGGCTTTAATTTTGTCAGGTTTGGGCTTTACTCTACCTTCTCCTATAATATGTCCTAAAAATTCCACCTCATTGTAcccaatgaaacattttgtagGTCTAGCCGTCAAGTTGGCTTTCTTGATTCTTGTGAAGACTTCTTTTACTCTCTGGAGATGTTCCTCCCATGTCTGAGTGTGTATCAGGATATCATCTACATAACTATGGACATTCTCAATTCCTTTAAGAAGCTTCCTCATCACTCTGTTGAATGTAGCACCAGAATTCACAAGACCAAATGGCATCATATTGAACTCGTATAACCCATCATGAGTCACAAATGCTGTTAATGGCTTCGACTCTTTTGCCATTGGGATTTGCCAGTAACCTTTGCTCAGATCGATTTTACTGAAGTAGCAATCCTTGGATAACTTTGCAAAAATCTCTTCCTGGTCTGGAACAGGCTCAGCATCAAACTCCGtgatcatgttaattttgcGTGTGTCGCAACAGGCCCTCAAAGATCCATCCGGCTTCTTTAATGCTACCAACGGACAAGCGTATGGACTTTTGCTGTGCGATATTACGCCCATCCTCAGCATACTTTGGATCTCCTTGCGGATATCATCTCGAAGAGCATGTGGTATTGGATAAGGTTTACTCCTTATAGGTGTTGTATCGCTGACTTTGATGACATGTTCACCGAGCTTTGTCTTCCCCGGTAGGTCAGTCAAACTGTCTTCAAACTCTGTCAATATTTGTTGTACCTGttgagtttttgtttttcctaatTGTCCGCTGATATTCACATCAGTACTTCGCTCCTTCTGAAACATAGGTGGAAGATGTATAAGATCATCTGTGGAAAATGATTTGAGTTCAGATATACCAGATTCCTCTTGTGGTTCATCTTCTAGAACCGATGTGCAGACAACTTCATACATACTTTGTATTGGCATCTCGAACATAGTGGCTGCCACTTCACGTCTGTTATATTTCTTTAGCAGGTTGGCGTGAAATGTTTTGACCCTATGGCCAAAGTCTATTTTGTAGTTCATTGTACCAACTTTCTCCACTATTGGAAATGGTCCCTTCCACTGCATAAGTAGCTTGTTCTTATCAGtggggagaaggaggaggactTCTTCTCCTACTTTCATGTTTCTTACTCTTGCTTTCTTGTTGTAGTACGTTTTGTACCTTTGTCTAGACTTCTTGATCTCCTCACGTGCTAGTTGACATGTTTGCTCCAAACGTTCCTGTAAGTCCAACACGTACTGGTACACAGTCTTCGTCTCACTTACTTCTGATTCGCCGGTCCATAATTCCTTAAGAATCCGCATAGGACCACGCACGGTCCGCCCATATAGCAGTTCAAATGGCGAGAAGCCTGTGCTTTCCTGTGGCGTTTCCCTGTACGCAAACAGTAGGGGATCTATATATCTGTCCCAATCTTTAGGCCTTTCATCGCACATCTTCTTTAACATTGCTTTCAATGTGCCATTAAATTTCTCTACCAACCCATTGCACATGGCATGGTACGGAGTCGTGGTTAATCGGCGAATTGACAATAATCGGCTAACTTCTTTCATGACGCCAGAGACAAACTGAGATCCTTGGTCAGTTAATACTTCTTTTGGGAAGCCTAATCTTGAATAAATTCCAAGGAGTTCCTCAGCTACTGACTCAGCTTCAATGGTTTTCATTGGTACTGCTTCTGGGTATCTAGTTGCGTAGTCAACTAAAACCAATATGTATCGATGTCCACGCTCTGTGGCTGGCTTGATCGGTCCTACTAAGTCTACTGCTACCCTTTGAAATGGTTCTTCAATCAGCGGCATACTTCCTAATGGTACTTTAGTAACACGACCTTTAGGGAGGGTTCTTTGGCATACATCACACGACTGACAATACCTGGTAACGTCTGCTTGCATTCCAGGCCATGTAAAGTCACTCATTACTTTATCACGCGTCTTTTTGGATCCTTGATGACCCCCTAGAATCGATTCGTGTGCTACCTTTAATACATGATCTCTGTAGTCAACTGGAACTACTACCTGCCTAAATCTGTTTCCAAATTCCACTCGAGGAGAACTAAATTCTCTGTAGAGAATGCCACTGGACTTCACATATTTATGAGTACTCCCATTTTTACTCACTTTATCATCTCCTGTTTCGGCTAACTGTCTGATTTTTTCCAAGGTGGGGTCCTGTTGTTGCTTTTCACGTAGCATGTCTGCAGTAACCTCTTCACCAATCGGGGACGATacctttaactttttaaagggCTTCTCTTTTGCTTTGCTCTGACTCCTTGTCTGTGCTGCGGCAACTGTATTTGGGTCATCATCATTCCTTATTGCCATAGGCTTGGTTACATTTGGTGGTGGTTGTACTGGTTGATCCTGTGTCTGTGACTCTTCCCAATTCGGGTCTGGATTGGTAGGTTCTCGTACACCTGGGACATTCCCTAGAATTAAATCATAGACTGGATCATTCATACACAAGGCCGAAACTGAACCTGAGAAGTATGGAGTATCCACGAGTATGTTGGCAACGGGATATTGTCGTACCGTACCGTCAATCAGGATGCAAGTTTTAACGTCACCTGTCATTTGGCTGGGCTTGACGTACTGAGATCTTACAACTACACCACTGCATCCACTGTCCCGTAATACTTTAACACTTTGATTCCCTATCTTACCCATTTGAACAGGCATCGACGATAAATTCTGATCTTTACATGCGGCTGTAACTTGAGTCAATACAGTTAACTTGTGACCACAGTCTAATGTGAAGAATCCCTTCTTACTTGCTTGGAATAGATGAGGATCTGGCTTTACCATCATGAATGCCTCAATGTCTGTACATGCACCGCCAGTTTCCTTTTTGTCTGGAAGGTTCTGTTCGGTCAAAGTTGAGGCGCGTTTCTCCATCATGTCACTAAATACATCTGTCATAAGAGCCATGGTTTGCATTCGCTTTGTCCTACAGTCTCTTGCAAAGTGGCCTGGTTTATCACAAATATAGCATTTCCTGGGTTCACTTCTCTGCCCAGAATACGTTTTCCCTTTCTGATTTTGTTGCTGGAACTTCTGATTGTGATTGTGGAATCTTCCGTTGTTACGATTCTGGTTCCTCGTGGAATTACTGTTTTGAGTACTTCTACTATTCTTGGAGTGACCAGGATACCAACCTCCATGTGCTTCTACATATTGATCGGTAAATTCACCCATTGTTGTGATGTTCTTcggctttctttctttcagaaaTGTTTCCAAATCTTTGCTACATGAGTTCAAGAACTGCTCTCTCAATATTATGTCTTGGAGTTGTTCATAAGTAGTTACTTCCTCTAATTCCATCCATCTATGGAGATAATTCTTTAATTTTGTGACATACTTGGTTCCTGTATCTTCATGTGCAGGTCTAATATCACGAAATTTCTTCCTAAAACCATCGGCTGTAAGGTGGTATGCACGTAATAAGGCTTGCTTTACCTTGTCGTAATCTTTGGAATCCTCAAGTgaaagtgatgaatattcaaacaatccACAACCTTGAATAAGTGCTGAAAGACTTGTGGCCCATACAGTATCCCTATCCCAACCTTGCAATGTGGCATAACGTTCAAATCTATTGATATATGCATCAATGTCGTCTTTCTCTTGGTTGAATGGTGGCAGTTTAGGTGGTCTACTTCTTGCTGCACTACCATTACCATGATAACCTCCATTGCCTATCTGTGCTTGTGCCTCAGCTTGGGCTTGCTTTGCTTCTTCTATCTTGAGTTGTATTTCTAACTGCTTTGCCTTTTCTCTTTCTATCTTTTCTTGTCTCTGCCTATCTTCTTCTTGTTCGTGTGCATCAATCGCCCTTTGCTTAGCTCTTCGATCTCTTTCTTCATCTCGTTCTTGCTTAAGCTTGTCCCTTTCATCATCTAAGAATTGTTTTAGTTCTACACCTTTGAGACCTAACTT from Apostichopus japonicus isolate 1M-3 chromosome 19, ASM3797524v1, whole genome shotgun sequence carries:
- the LOC139959512 gene encoding uncharacterized protein, translated to MTSQLELEKLVSIGEKLGLKGVELKQFLDDERDKLKQERDEERDRRAKQRAIDAHEQEEDRQRQEKIEREKAKQLEIQLKIEEAKQAQAEAQAQIGNGGYHGNGSAARSRPPKLPPFNQEKDDIDAYINRFERYATLQGWDRDTVWATSLSALIQGCGLFEYSSLSLEDSKDYDKVKQALLRAYHLTADGFRKKFRDIRPAHEDTGTKYVTKLKNYLHRWMELEEVTTYEQLQDIILREQFLNSCSKDLETFLKERKPKNITTMGEFTDQYVEAHGGWYPGHSKNSRSTQNSNSTRNQNRNNGRFHNHNQKFQQQNQKGKTYSGQRSEPRKCYICDKPGHFARDCRTKRMQTMALMTDVFSDMMEKRASTLTEQNLPDKKETGGACTDIEAFMMVKPDPHLFQASKKGFFTLDCGHKLTVLTQVTAACKDQNLSSMPVQMGKIGNQSVKVLRDSGCSGVVVRSQYVKPSQMTGDVKTCILIDGTVRQYPVANILVDTPYFSGSVSALCMNDPVYDLILGNVPGVREPTNPDPNWEESQTQDQPVQPPPNVTKPMAIRNDDDPNTVAAAQTRSQSKAKEKPFKKLKVSSPIGEEVTADMLREKQQQDPTLEKIRQLAETGDDKVSKNGSTHKYVKSSGILYREFSSPRVEFGNRFRQVVVPVDYRDHVLKVAHESILGGHQGSKKTRDKVMSDFTWPGMQADVTRYCQSCDVCQRTLPKGRVTKVPLGSMPLIEEPFQRVAVDLVGPIKPATERGHRYILVLVDYATRYPEAVPMKTIEAESVAEELLGIYSRLGFPKEVLTDQGSQFVSGVMKEVSRLLSIRRLTTTPYHAMCNGLVEKFNGTLKAMLKKMCDERPKDWDRYIDPLLFAYRETPQESTGFSPFELLYGRTVRGPMRILKELWTGESEVSETKTVYQYVLDLQERLEQTCQLAREEIKKSRQRYKTYYNKKARVRNMKVGEEVLLLLPTDKNKLLMQWKGPFPIVEKVGTMNYKIDFGHRVKTFHANLLKKYNRREVAATMFEMPIQSMYEVVCTSVLEDEPQEESGISELKSFSTDDLIHLPPMFQKERSTDVNISGQLGKTKTQQVQQILTEFEDSLTDLPGKTKLGEHVIKVSDTTPIRSKPYPIPHALRDDIRKEIQSMLRMGVISHSKSPYACPLVALKKPDGSLRACCDTRKINMITEFDAEPVPDQEEIFAKLSKDCYFSKIDLSKGYWQIPMAKESKPLTAFVTHDGLYEFNMMPFGLVNSGATFNRVMRKLLKGIENVHSYVDDILIHTQTWEEHLQRVKEVFTRIKKANLTARPTKCFIGYNEVEFLGHIIGEGRVKPKPDKIKAIQQAERPTTKTQVRSFLGLVGYYRKFVPNFAAVAVPLTNCTKKGEPNVIRWGESQEQAFQTLKSKLASSPILQLPDLHREFTLRTDASDTGVGAILLQEFAGEKFPVAYASKKLNKSQMRYSVMERECLAVVWAVLKFEPYLYGKEFVIETDHQPLTCIRKSKVANGRIMRWALALQPYRYRIQVIKGADNVGADYLSRSTEIMQANFLSFISKEL